CCTGGAGAACTTCGACCCGGTGGGCCGCTGGCGCGTGAAGGAGGAAGGCGGCGCGCCCGTCGACTCGGGCGGCGAGCTGCCCGACGGGACGACGTTCACCGGCGTGATGCAGATGCGGCAAATCGTGAAGAGCGACCCGGACCTCGCGCCCTGCTTCACCGAGCACCTGCTGACGTACGCGCTGGGACGAGGCACCACGACGAAGGACCAGTGCGCGGTGCGCGACATCGTCAAGCAAGCCGAGGCACGCGGCGGGCGCCTCGGCGACTACATCCTCGGCGTCATCCAAAGCAACCACTTCACCCACCGGCGCGCCGAGACGGAGACCCCACGGCCATGAGCAAGAAGTTCACCCTGTCCCGTCGCACGCTGCTGCGCGGCGCTGGCGCACTGCTGGCCCTTCCACTCCTCGAGCAGATGCTGCCGCACCGAGCCCGCGCCGATGCCGCGGCCACGCCCGCCGGGGCTCCCCGCCGCCTCTTCGTCTTCTACACGGCCTGCGGCATCCACATGCCTCGGTGGACGCCCTCCACCGTGGGCTCCGACTGGCAGCTCACGCCCACGCTCCAACCCCTGGCGCCCGTGAAGGACGACCTCATCGTCATCAGCGGGCTGGCCAACGCACCGGGACGCCCCGACGGCGACGGGCACCACGCCGCGGCGACGTCCGCCTTCCTGAGCTGCGCCAAGGCGTACAAGACCGAGGGCACGGACATCCACTCCGGCATCTCCATGGACCAGGTGGCGGCGAATGCCCTCGGCAAGGCGACGCGCTTCGCCTCGCTGGAGCTGGGCATCGACGCGGGCAAAGGCATCGGCAACTGCGACTCGGGCTACGCGTGCCCCTATGCCAACAACATCGCGTGGGCGGGGCCCGCCACGCCCGTGCCCAAGGAGACGCGTCCCCAAGCCGTGTTCAACCGCCTGTTCGCGGACTTCGACCCCAGCGCCACGCAGGCGCAGGTGGAGAAGCGGCGCGCCTACGGCCTGAGCATCATCGACTTCGTGCGCGAGGACGCGAAGTCACTCCAGGGGCAGCTCGGCGGCACGGACCGCCGCAAGCTGGACGAGTACCTCACCGGCGTGCGCGAGCTGGAGCTGCGCGTCAACGCGATGGAGTCTCAAGGTCCCTCGTGCTCGCCCGGCGTGGCGCCCGAGGACACCACCGACGTGCGCGTGAAGACCAAGGCCATGATGGACCTGGTCGTCCTCGCCTTTCAGTGCGACCTCACCCGCATCTGCACGTTCATGCTGGCCAACGCGCGCAGCGACAAGGTCTATCCCTTCCTCGGACTCACCAGCGGCCACCACACCTACTCGCATCACCAGAACCTCCCCTCGAACTTCGAGGCGCTGGCCACCATCGACCGATGGGAGGTGGAGCAGTACGCCTATCTGGTGCAGCGGTTGAAGGCGGTGCAGGAGTCGGACGGGACGCTGTTGGATCACAGCATGGCGTACTTCTCCAGCGAGATCGCGGACGGCAACAGCCACGAGCACAAGAACCTGCCCATCCTCATCGCCGGCCGCGCGGGGGGCGCCCTCCACACGAACCGGCACCTTCGCTACAGCGGAGACCCCTTGGCCAACCTGTTCATCTCCCTGCTCGGCATCATGGGAGTGCCCGTCTCGCAGTTCGGAGACGGCACCGGCCCCCTGGCGGGACTGGAGGGCTGAGACACCGCGCGGGGCGGCTGCGCGCGTGGGCCCCTCGACGGATACTGCGACCATGCCTGCGTCCTTCGCCCGCCCCTGGTGCCTCGTGGTCCTCCTGTCTCCTCTGCTCGCGTGTGGAATGGGCGCCAAGGCCCAGCGCCCCACGCCCGCGCCTCGCCCCGCCGCGACGCGCGAGTTCGAGAAGGAGATGGTGGCCGCGCACAACCAGGCCCGTGCCCGCGCGCGCCCCACGCCCAAGCCCGCGCTGCCCGCGCTCACCTGGTCCGAAGACGCGGCGCGCAAGGCCGAGTCCTGGGCGAAGGAGTGCCGCTTCGAGCACAACCCCAACCGGGGCGAGTTCGGCGAGAACCTCGCGGCCGCCACGCCGAACACGTGGACGACGCCGCAGGTGGTGAAGAGCTGGGCGGATGAGTCCGCGGACTTCGACCTGGCGCGCAACACGTGCACGCGGGGGAAGGTATGCGGCCACTACACGCAGGTGGTGTGGCGCAACACGAAGGCGGTGGGCTGCGCCACGCGGCTGTGCACCAAGAACTCGCCGTTCGGCAAGGACGCGCCCACGTGGCAGCTCTGGGTGTGTGACTACGCGCCGCCCGGCAACTGGGTGGGAGAGCGCCCCTACTGAGCGGGTCGCCTACCCCTTGAACATCTTGCGGAACAACCGCATGAAGGCGCCTTCCTCGGACGGCTGCTCCGCGGGGTTCTCCGGCGCGGGCGGGGGCGGCGTGTCCTCCTGCTTCTTGCCCGTCAGCTCGACCTTCAACTTCCGAGCGTCCGGGTCGACGGAGAAGATGCTGAACTCGTCCTCGCCATCCAACGCCCGAGCGAGCTTGTTCGCGCGCGACTCGTAATCCTTGCTGCTCATGGACACCTCCGACCCGCGCATGGAGCGTAACACGGGGTGTCTCGGGGTCGGCCGGAAGTAGGTCCGGTGTCCAGCAGCGCCCACACCGCACGGGCCCCTGTGCAGGGACGTGTGCGGACGCGGATAATCGCGACCATGCGCCATGTCCTCCCCCTCCGACACCTGCTGAGCCTGGGCCTCCTCGCGGTATCGCTGCTGTCCGGCTGTGACTCGGATGAACCCGTGGACCCGCCCGGCTCGCCCGGGACCGAGGAGGACGCGGGGACACCTCCGCACGCGGATCCGCAGTTCGTCCAGGACATGCTCACCACGCACAACGCCGTGCGCGCGGGCGCCACACCGCAGCCCTCGCCCGCGCTGCCCGCGCTCACCTGGGACACGGACGCGGAGACCACGGCCGCCAAATGGGCCGTGCAGTGCAAGTTCGAGCACAACGCGAACCGCGGCAACTACGGCGAGAACATCGCCGCCGCCACACCGGACCTGTGGCAGACGCCGGACGTGGTGACGAACTGGGCCTCGGAGTCCAAGGACTACACCCTGGCCACCAACAAGTGCGCCGACGGGAAGACCTGCGGCCACTACACCCAGATTGTCTGGCGCAACACCGCGCGGGTCGGCTGCGCCACGCAGAAGTGCACGACGAACTCGCCGTTCGGGAGCACGTTCCCCAACTGGCAGCTCTGGGTCTGTGACTACGCGCCGCCCGGCAACTACTCGGGACAGCGCCCCTACTGAGCCCTCGGCCCCACGCTCACGGCTTCAAGTTACGTTGGAAGAACAGGGACGTCTCCGCCCAGGCCGCCGAGGCGGCACGCGGGTCGTAGCGCGCGTCCGACGGGTTGGCGAAGGCGTGGCCCGCGTCGTACTCCAGGATGCGGCTCTGCACGCCCGCGTCCTCCAGCGCCTTCTCGAAGGCGCGCACCGTGTCCGGCGGGATGGAGGCATCCTTCGTCCCGAAGAGGGCGAGCAGCCGCGCGTGGATGCGCGAGAGCTGCTGGGCATCCGTCACCGGCGTGCCGTAGTACATGACCGCCGCGGTCAGCTCCGGCAGCGACATGGCCGCGGTGAGTGACCAACCGCCCCCGAAGCACCAACCGATGGTGCCCGTGCGCGGCGCCCGGATGCGCGGCTCCTTCTGGAGAAAGGCCTGCGCCGCCTGGAGCGTGGCCAGCGCGTGCTCGGGGTTCACGGCCTTGAGCAGCGACAGCGCCTCGTCCCGCGTGGTGGCCACCTTGCCGCCGTACAGGTCCACCGCGAGCGCCGCGTAGCCCTCCGCCGCGAGCCGGTCCGCCCAGTGCTGGACGTGCTCGTTCAGGCCCCACCACTCGTGGATGACGATGATGCCCGGCATGGGGCCGGAGACGCCCTCGGGGAGGCTCAGGTAGGCCTTGGTTCCGGCCAGCTCCACCTCCTGCCCCTTGCGCGCGGGCGCCGCGTCCGAGCGCAGCTGGTGCATGGCCTTGAACTGCTCCTCGGAGACCGCGCCCGTGGGGGATGGCGCGTTGGCCACCTCGTGCGGCCGGCCCGTGGCGCACGCGCTCCACAGCAGCACGACGCCCAACCACGACACGACACGGCTCCAGCGAGGCTTGGCTTGCATGCGGTGCCCTCCGGGGTGCGTCTGGAAATGAAAGAGGGCCGGGGAGGAATGACCCTCGCCCCGGCCCTCAGGCTGTCACTCTCGCGAAGGAGAGGACCGCGTGACTACTTCGTCGGCGTGGCCGTGCCCGCCTTCGGCGCCGGGGGCGCGGACGGCTTGCCCGGGACCGCCGGCTTGGCGCCGGGGACCATGTTCGCGTTCGGAACGACGCCCGGGGGCGGCTCCGGCGGCTTCACGATCTCGAGCAGCTCCACCTCGAACACCAGCGCGGAACCGCCGGGGATGTTCGGGGGCGCGCCGTTGTCGCCGTAGCCAATGTCAGACGGGCAGATGAGCTGGGCCTTGCCGCCCACCTTCATCTTCTGCACGCCCTCGGTCCAGCACTTGATGACGCCCTGGAGCGGGAACTGCGCGGGCTCGCCGCGCTTGTAGGAGCTGTCGAACTCCTTGCCGTCCGGGAGCGTGCCCTTGTAGTTCACCTTGACGATGTCCGAGGCCACGGGCGACGCGCCGGTGCCGGGCGTCAGCTCCTTGTAGATGAGGCCCGACTCGGTCTTCACCGCGCCGGTCTCCTTGGCCTTCTCCTCCAGGAACTTCGCCGACTTCTCCTTCTCGGCCTTCGCCTTGCGCTGACGGCGCTCACCCGCGAGCGCCTGGAGCTTGGGACCGTAGGTCTCCAGGTCCACCGCCGCGGTCTGGCCCGTCACCTGGGCGCTCATGCCCGCCTTGACGAACTCCAGCTCCTCCGGAGACATGTCGAACACGCCAACGCTGCGGCCGATGGACTGGCCGAGGGCGTAGAACGTCTTCTGCTCCTCCGTCTGAGGATTGGTGGCCGCGGCCGTCGTCGCGGTCGCCGCAGTGCCTTCCTTCTTCTGACCCTGAGGCTGGCAGGCCGCCAGACTCAGCATCGTCATCACCAGGTACGTCTTCCGCATGTCGTTGCCTTTCCTTTGGCGTGGCGCAGCGACGATTCCCCCCGCTGCGCG
The genomic region above belongs to Myxococcaceae bacterium JPH2 and contains:
- a CDS encoding FKBP-type peptidyl-prolyl cis-trans isomerase, encoding MRKTYLVMTMLSLAACQPQGQKKEGTAATATTAAATNPQTEEQKTFYALGQSIGRSVGVFDMSPEELEFVKAGMSAQVTGQTAAVDLETYGPKLQALAGERRQRKAKAEKEKSAKFLEEKAKETGAVKTESGLIYKELTPGTGASPVASDIVKVNYKGTLPDGKEFDSSYKRGEPAQFPLQGVIKCWTEGVQKMKVGGKAQLICPSDIGYGDNGAPPNIPGGSALVFEVELLEIVKPPEPPPGVVPNANMVPGAKPAVPGKPSAPPAPKAGTATPTK
- a CDS encoding dienelactone hydrolase family protein translates to MQAKPRWSRVVSWLGVVLLWSACATGRPHEVANAPSPTGAVSEEQFKAMHQLRSDAAPARKGQEVELAGTKAYLSLPEGVSGPMPGIIVIHEWWGLNEHVQHWADRLAAEGYAALAVDLYGGKVATTRDEALSLLKAVNPEHALATLQAAQAFLQKEPRIRAPRTGTIGWCFGGGWSLTAAMSLPELTAAVMYYGTPVTDAQQLSRIHARLLALFGTKDASIPPDTVRAFEKALEDAGVQSRILEYDAGHAFANPSDARYDPRAASAAWAETSLFFQRNLKP
- a CDS encoding DUF1552 domain-containing protein translates to MSKKFTLSRRTLLRGAGALLALPLLEQMLPHRARADAAATPAGAPRRLFVFYTACGIHMPRWTPSTVGSDWQLTPTLQPLAPVKDDLIVISGLANAPGRPDGDGHHAAATSAFLSCAKAYKTEGTDIHSGISMDQVAANALGKATRFASLELGIDAGKGIGNCDSGYACPYANNIAWAGPATPVPKETRPQAVFNRLFADFDPSATQAQVEKRRAYGLSIIDFVREDAKSLQGQLGGTDRRKLDEYLTGVRELELRVNAMESQGPSCSPGVAPEDTTDVRVKTKAMMDLVVLAFQCDLTRICTFMLANARSDKVYPFLGLTSGHHTYSHHQNLPSNFEALATIDRWEVEQYAYLVQRLKAVQESDGTLLDHSMAYFSSEIADGNSHEHKNLPILIAGRAGGALHTNRHLRYSGDPLANLFISLLGIMGVPVSQFGDGTGPLAGLEG